The following are encoded together in the Mesoterricola sediminis genome:
- a CDS encoding alpha-amylase family glycosyl hydrolase gives MRLPSASPLLKTLALVGATLAAGTPQAAPGAFKDNPIVYFLMTDRFVNGDPSNDNSYGRKREATPKDDVATFHGGDLKGVTRKLKEGWFRDLGVNAIWITAPYEQIHGWVQGANASFKHYAYHGYYALDYTVLDANMGTEADLKEMIDTAHAQGIRVIFDIVMNHPGYLDLQTAKELKVDVVYDGWEKTTLRSYHNYIDYNSFKFADWWGRAWVRAGLPGYIDGGRDDLTAQIAFLPDFRTESPDPVKLPKFLKEKPGTRAVDLPGTTVRGYLVAWLSDWVRRFGVDGFRCDTVKHVEPESWEALKAAATQALAAWKAEHPKERIDDAPFWMVGEYWGPSGRAHKMLEHGFDAMINFEFQSEEGGFAKPRKLFADYAKLESGHAPTWLNYISSHDTKLFDRDRLIEGGTALLLCPGAVQIFYGDETARPEGFMPRGDTQQATRSDMNWDSVDTKVLAHWRKLGTFRARHVAVARGAHKELSASPYVFSRVEGADRVVVALGAKGETSVPVAGAFADGDKVQDAYTGREYTVAGGAVKVQAEACVLLELIR, from the coding sequence ATGCGCCTCCCCTCCGCCTCCCCCCTCCTGAAGACCTTGGCCCTCGTCGGCGCCACCCTCGCCGCCGGGACCCCCCAGGCCGCCCCCGGCGCCTTCAAGGACAACCCCATCGTCTACTTCCTCATGACGGACCGCTTCGTCAACGGGGATCCGTCCAACGACAACAGCTACGGCCGGAAGCGGGAGGCCACGCCCAAGGACGACGTCGCCACCTTCCACGGCGGCGACCTCAAGGGCGTCACACGCAAGCTGAAGGAGGGCTGGTTCAGGGACCTGGGCGTCAACGCCATCTGGATCACCGCCCCCTACGAGCAGATCCACGGCTGGGTCCAGGGGGCCAACGCCAGCTTCAAGCACTACGCCTACCACGGCTACTACGCCCTGGACTACACCGTCCTGGACGCCAACATGGGCACCGAGGCCGATCTCAAGGAGATGATCGACACCGCCCACGCCCAGGGCATCCGGGTGATCTTCGACATCGTCATGAACCACCCCGGCTACCTCGACCTCCAGACCGCCAAGGAGCTCAAGGTCGACGTGGTCTACGACGGCTGGGAGAAGACCACCCTCCGCTCGTACCACAACTACATCGACTACAACTCGTTCAAGTTCGCCGACTGGTGGGGCCGCGCCTGGGTGCGGGCGGGCCTGCCCGGCTACATCGACGGCGGCCGGGACGACCTCACCGCCCAGATCGCCTTCCTCCCCGATTTCCGGACCGAGAGCCCGGATCCCGTGAAGCTGCCCAAGTTCCTCAAGGAGAAGCCCGGAACCCGCGCCGTGGACCTGCCCGGCACCACCGTGCGCGGCTATTTGGTTGCTTGGCTTTCCGACTGGGTCCGCCGGTTCGGCGTGGACGGCTTCCGCTGCGACACGGTCAAGCACGTGGAACCCGAGAGCTGGGAAGCCCTGAAGGCCGCCGCCACCCAGGCCCTCGCCGCCTGGAAGGCCGAGCATCCCAAGGAGCGCATCGACGACGCCCCCTTCTGGATGGTGGGCGAGTACTGGGGCCCCAGCGGCCGGGCCCACAAGATGCTCGAGCACGGCTTCGACGCCATGATCAACTTCGAGTTCCAGTCCGAGGAGGGCGGCTTCGCCAAGCCCCGCAAGCTCTTCGCCGACTACGCGAAGCTGGAGTCCGGCCACGCCCCCACCTGGCTCAACTACATCTCCAGCCACGACACGAAGCTCTTCGACCGCGACCGGCTCATCGAGGGCGGCACCGCCCTCCTCCTGTGCCCCGGCGCCGTCCAGATCTTCTACGGCGACGAGACGGCCCGCCCCGAGGGCTTCATGCCGCGGGGGGACACCCAGCAGGCCACCCGGTCCGACATGAACTGGGACAGCGTCGACACGAAGGTCCTCGCGCACTGGCGCAAGCTCGGCACCTTCCGCGCGCGCCACGTCGCCGTGGCCCGCGGGGCCCACAAGGAGCTCTCCGCCTCCCCCTACGTCTTCAGCCGCGTCGAGGGCGCCGACCGCGTCGTGGTCGCCCTGGGCGCCAAGGGCGAGACCAGCGTGCCCGTGGCCGGGGCGTTCGCCGACGGCGACAAGGTCCAGGACGCCTACACCGGCCGCGAATACACGGTCGCCGGCGGCGCCGTGAAGGTCCAGGCCGAGGCCTGCGTCCTCCTCGAACTGATTCGATAA
- a CDS encoding pullulanase-associated domain-containing protein yields MSLRRTFLKVLAAVALAFAVGVPSQAQAPAPAKDKVTIHYHRQDGNYEKWGIHLWKSPNMPLENVEWPTPMMPTGKDEFGVFWVRDISEFKTRTKCQVNYIIHKGDIKEQGAKDMAFNGLEHQDAWIYEGDMAIYFSLEDVKKAHPEMK; encoded by the coding sequence ATGAGCCTCCGCAGAACCTTCCTCAAGGTCTTGGCCGCCGTGGCCCTGGCCTTCGCCGTCGGCGTCCCCTCCCAGGCCCAGGCCCCCGCCCCGGCCAAGGACAAGGTCACCATCCACTACCACCGCCAGGACGGCAACTACGAGAAGTGGGGCATCCACCTCTGGAAGTCCCCCAACATGCCCCTCGAGAACGTCGAGTGGCCCACCCCCATGATGCCCACCGGCAAGGACGAGTTCGGCGTGTTCTGGGTCCGGGACATCTCCGAGTTCAAGACCCGCACCAAGTGCCAGGTCAACTACATCATCCACAAGGGCGACATCAAGGAGCAGGGCGCCAAGGACATGGCCTTCAACGGCCTCGAACACCAGGACGCCTGGATCTACGAGGGCGACATGGCCATCTACTTCAGCCTCGAAGACGTCAAGAAGGCCCACCCCGAAATGAAGTAG
- the malG gene encoding maltose ABC transporter permease MalG, with product MAIVVNKSQRWRVWAAHLFLLCLCAAVIFPFLMVISISLRPGNYATGRIIPTTISLEHWRFALGLPVPGPDGVPVKPDLPVLQWLWNSIKVALVSACVGLFLSTTAAYAFARLKFAGKKAALMGLMLMQMFPTILTLVAIHSIFTRIGNAFPVFGMDSLWSLVLAYSGGIALHIWTIKGFYETIPAEIEEAATVDGATPWQAFWRVLLPMALPILMVVFLLAFIGAIIEYPVASILLHSQKNLTLAVGANSFLYPQKYMWGDFAAAAILSGLPITLVFMLAQKGLIAGLTSGGTKG from the coding sequence ATGGCCATCGTCGTCAACAAGTCACAGCGCTGGCGGGTCTGGGCGGCCCACCTCTTCCTGCTCTGCCTCTGCGCCGCCGTCATCTTCCCCTTCCTGATGGTCATCTCCATCTCGCTGAGGCCCGGCAACTACGCCACCGGCAGGATCATCCCCACGACCATCAGCCTGGAGCACTGGCGCTTCGCCCTGGGGCTCCCCGTCCCGGGCCCCGACGGCGTCCCCGTCAAGCCCGACCTGCCCGTCCTCCAGTGGCTCTGGAACTCCATCAAGGTGGCCCTGGTCTCGGCCTGCGTCGGCCTCTTCCTGTCCACCACCGCCGCCTACGCCTTCGCGCGCCTGAAGTTCGCCGGCAAGAAGGCCGCCCTCATGGGCCTGATGCTCATGCAGATGTTCCCCACCATCCTGACCCTGGTGGCCATCCACTCCATCTTCACCCGCATCGGGAACGCCTTCCCCGTCTTCGGCATGGACAGCCTCTGGTCCCTGGTCCTGGCGTACTCGGGCGGCATCGCCCTCCACATCTGGACGATCAAGGGCTTCTACGAGACGATCCCGGCCGAGATCGAGGAGGCCGCCACCGTGGACGGCGCGACGCCCTGGCAGGCCTTCTGGCGCGTCCTGCTGCCCATGGCCCTCCCCATCCTGATGGTGGTGTTCCTCCTGGCCTTCATCGGGGCCATCATCGAGTACCCCGTCGCCTCCATCCTCCTGCATTCCCAGAAGAACCTGACCCTGGCCGTCGGCGCCAACAGCTTCCTCTACCCCCAGAAGTACATGTGGGGCGACTTCGCGGCGGCCGCCATCCTCTCCGGCCTCCCCATCACCCTCGTCTTCATGCTCGCCCAGAAGGGCCTGATCGCCGGCCTCACCTCCGGCGGCACCAAGGGCTGA
- the malF gene encoding maltose ABC transporter permease MalF: MTSKTDLKRFLGPALLGAFVVGALYLVTVVHAVGEPLLAVTILVIAALAAWLYTSRRTYAYRYLYPAIGAALIFVVFPMVYTMAIGFTNYGSRNLLDFPRATQYLLDQTYAGDASTYQFQVFPDGGRYRARLEDQEKGDAFVSAPFDMPGEAPVEARMAPQAEAGFTPGDPLDLADVIAHEDNLKKLTLVLPAGTRLGMTGLSEYAAMKPLYRKNPDGTLVNNQDGTVLKANFRTGFYETGAGDQVQPGFQAHIGWKNYARIFTDEKFSGPFLKIFVWTVLFAGLSVFLTCSLGMVLAVLLNWEALRFRSVYRLLLFLPYAVPGFISILVWKGLFNSNTGEINLILNGLFGIKPGWFSDPTLAKIMILIVNTWLGFPYMMVVSMGLIKAIPTDLYEASAVAGAGPLTNFFKITLPLIRRPLTPLLISSFAFNFNNFVLIFLLTGGRPDFTDITVPAGTTDILISYVYRLAFQDSGQQFGLGAAISTVIFLLVAVLTVIQIRFTKITEDEKR; the protein is encoded by the coding sequence ATGACCTCCAAGACCGACCTCAAGCGCTTTCTCGGCCCGGCCCTGCTGGGGGCGTTCGTCGTCGGCGCGCTCTATCTCGTCACGGTGGTGCACGCGGTGGGCGAGCCCCTCCTGGCCGTGACGATCCTCGTCATCGCCGCCCTCGCCGCCTGGCTCTACACCTCCCGGCGCACCTACGCCTACCGGTACCTCTATCCGGCCATCGGCGCCGCCCTGATCTTCGTGGTCTTCCCGATGGTCTACACCATGGCGATCGGGTTCACCAACTACGGCAGCCGCAACCTCCTGGACTTCCCCCGCGCCACCCAGTACCTGCTGGACCAGACCTACGCCGGGGACGCCTCCACCTACCAGTTCCAGGTCTTCCCCGACGGCGGGCGGTACCGGGCCCGGCTGGAGGACCAGGAGAAGGGCGACGCCTTCGTCTCCGCCCCCTTCGACATGCCCGGCGAGGCGCCCGTCGAAGCCAGGATGGCGCCCCAGGCCGAGGCCGGCTTCACCCCGGGCGATCCCCTCGACCTGGCCGACGTCATCGCCCACGAGGACAACCTGAAGAAGCTCACCCTCGTCCTGCCGGCCGGGACCCGGCTGGGCATGACGGGACTTTCCGAGTACGCGGCCATGAAGCCGCTCTACCGGAAGAACCCCGACGGGACCCTCGTGAACAACCAGGACGGCACCGTCCTGAAGGCCAACTTCCGGACCGGCTTCTACGAGACCGGGGCCGGGGACCAGGTCCAGCCGGGCTTCCAGGCCCACATCGGCTGGAAGAACTACGCCCGGATCTTCACGGACGAGAAGTTCAGCGGGCCCTTCCTCAAGATCTTCGTCTGGACGGTCCTCTTCGCCGGCCTCAGCGTCTTCCTGACCTGCTCCCTGGGCATGGTCCTGGCCGTGCTCCTCAACTGGGAGGCCCTGCGCTTCCGCAGCGTCTACCGGCTCCTGCTCTTCCTCCCCTACGCGGTGCCCGGGTTCATCTCCATCCTGGTGTGGAAGGGGCTGTTCAACTCGAACACCGGCGAGATCAACCTGATCCTCAACGGGCTCTTCGGCATCAAGCCGGGCTGGTTCTCGGACCCGACCCTCGCCAAGATCATGATCCTCATCGTCAACACCTGGCTCGGGTTCCCCTACATGATGGTGGTCTCCATGGGCCTCATCAAGGCCATCCCCACGGACCTCTACGAGGCGTCCGCGGTGGCCGGGGCCGGCCCCCTCACCAACTTCTTCAAGATCACCCTGCCCCTCATCCGGCGGCCCCTCACGCCGCTGCTCATCTCCAGCTTCGCCTTCAATTTCAATAATTTCGTCCTCATCTTCCTTCTGACGGGCGGCCGGCCAGACTTCACGGACATCACCGTGCCCGCCGGCACCACCGACATCCTGATCAGCTACGTCTACCGGCTGGCCTTCCAGGATTCCGGCCAGCAGTTCGGCCTGGGCGCCGCCATCTCCACGGTGATCTTCCTCCTGGTCGCCGTGCTGACGGTGATCCAGATCCGGTTCACGAAGATCACGGAAGACGAGAAGCGGTAG
- the malE gene encoding maltose/maltodextrin ABC transporter substrate-binding protein MalE, which translates to MSTRSKIAKLAVTATLLVAGGLATPLQAQQKVLHVWINGDKAYKGLQRVGDEFYKKTKVKVVVEHPEDAPGKFQQASSEGKGPDVWIWAHDRIGEWSAAGLLNEVKPNPKFRGGVTKMAWDAVTIQGKTWGYPISIEAVALIYNKNIIKNPNDVPKDWKDVFTLDEKLRKEGKHAILWDYNNTYFTFPMLAANGGYAFKRRPDGTYDPRDTGVNNAGAVKGASILDQLIKKDVMPPEAGYADMEAAMAEGKIAMMISGAWAWENLDKAKIPYAVTKLPAVEGKPSRPFVGVTAAMIPKASKNVALAKEFIENWMLTPKGLETMNKDVPLGAPANQEFFNKIKGDPRVQATMASARDGVVMPNNPEMGRFWAAMLSALGSMTDGRKSPKDAMDAAAKRILAK; encoded by the coding sequence ATGAGCACCCGGTCCAAGATCGCCAAGCTGGCCGTCACCGCCACCCTGCTGGTGGCCGGCGGCCTCGCCACCCCCCTCCAGGCCCAGCAGAAGGTCCTCCACGTGTGGATCAACGGCGACAAGGCCTACAAGGGCCTCCAGCGGGTGGGCGACGAGTTCTACAAGAAGACCAAGGTCAAGGTCGTCGTCGAGCACCCCGAGGACGCCCCCGGCAAGTTCCAGCAGGCCTCCAGCGAGGGCAAGGGCCCCGACGTCTGGATCTGGGCCCACGACCGCATCGGCGAGTGGAGCGCCGCGGGCCTCCTCAACGAGGTCAAGCCCAATCCCAAGTTCCGCGGAGGCGTCACCAAGATGGCCTGGGACGCCGTCACCATCCAGGGCAAGACCTGGGGCTACCCCATCTCCATCGAGGCCGTCGCCCTCATCTACAACAAGAACATCATCAAGAACCCCAACGACGTCCCCAAGGACTGGAAGGACGTCTTCACCCTCGACGAGAAGCTCCGCAAGGAAGGCAAGCACGCCATCCTGTGGGACTACAACAACACCTACTTCACCTTCCCCATGCTGGCGGCCAACGGCGGCTACGCCTTCAAGCGCCGTCCCGACGGCACCTATGATCCCCGTGACACCGGCGTCAACAACGCCGGCGCCGTGAAGGGCGCCTCCATCCTCGACCAGCTGATCAAGAAGGACGTCATGCCCCCCGAGGCCGGCTACGCCGACATGGAAGCCGCCATGGCCGAAGGCAAGATCGCGATGATGATCAGCGGAGCCTGGGCCTGGGAGAACCTGGACAAGGCCAAGATCCCCTATGCCGTGACCAAGCTCCCCGCCGTCGAGGGCAAGCCCTCCCGGCCCTTCGTGGGCGTCACCGCCGCCATGATCCCCAAGGCCTCCAAGAACGTGGCCCTGGCCAAGGAGTTCATCGAGAACTGGATGCTCACCCCCAAGGGCCTCGAGACGATGAACAAGGACGTCCCCCTGGGCGCCCCCGCCAACCAGGAGTTCTTCAACAAGATCAAGGGCGACCCCCGCGTCCAGGCCACCATGGCCAGCGCCCGTGACGGCGTCGTCATGCCCAACAACCCCGAGATGGGCCGCTTCTGGGCCGCCATGCTCAGCGCCCTGGGCAGCATGACCGACGGCCGGAAGTCCCCCAAGGACGCCATGGACGCCGCCGCCAAGCGGATCCTCGCCAAGTAG
- a CDS encoding ABC transporter ATP-binding protein gives MGDLQIKALKKAYGDVKVLQGLDLEIQDGEFVVFVGPSGCGKSTLLRCIAGLEEITEGELRIGGKVMNDVPPSKRGIAMVFQSYALYPHMTVAENMAFGLKLAGASKQEIAAAVARAAAILQIEPLLERKPKALSGGQRQRVAIGRAIVRKPDVFLFDEPLSNLDAALRVQMRVELSKLHQELKTTMIYVTHDQVEAMTLAHRIVVINRGVIEQVGSPLELYHQPANLFVAGFIGSPRMNFLPCTLVSAEAGAAWVALSDGTRLHVAADARGLAEGTPLTLGIRPEHLVAATEPGPETAAGRIQVAEHLGDITYFYVDAPCCPETLTVKANPDNPLATGSSAFIAFPAEHGYLFGQDGRTLPRP, from the coding sequence ATGGGCGACCTGCAAATCAAGGCACTGAAGAAAGCCTACGGCGACGTGAAGGTCCTCCAGGGCCTGGACCTGGAGATCCAGGACGGCGAGTTCGTCGTCTTCGTCGGCCCTTCCGGCTGCGGCAAATCCACCCTCCTGCGCTGCATCGCGGGGCTGGAGGAGATCACCGAGGGCGAGCTGCGCATCGGCGGGAAGGTCATGAACGACGTGCCCCCCTCCAAGCGGGGCATCGCCATGGTGTTCCAGAGCTACGCCCTGTACCCGCACATGACCGTGGCCGAGAACATGGCCTTCGGCCTCAAGCTGGCCGGCGCCTCCAAGCAGGAGATCGCCGCCGCCGTCGCCCGCGCCGCCGCCATCCTCCAGATCGAGCCCCTCCTGGAGCGGAAGCCCAAGGCCCTCTCCGGCGGCCAGCGCCAGCGCGTCGCCATCGGGCGCGCCATCGTCCGCAAGCCGGACGTGTTCCTCTTCGACGAGCCCCTCTCCAACCTGGACGCCGCCCTGCGGGTCCAGATGCGCGTCGAGCTCAGCAAGCTCCACCAGGAGCTCAAGACGACCATGATCTACGTGACCCACGACCAGGTCGAGGCCATGACCCTCGCCCACCGCATCGTGGTGATCAACCGGGGCGTCATCGAGCAGGTCGGCTCCCCCCTGGAGCTGTACCACCAGCCCGCCAACCTCTTCGTCGCCGGGTTCATCGGCTCCCCCAGGATGAATTTCCTGCCCTGCACCCTGGTGTCGGCGGAGGCCGGCGCGGCCTGGGTCGCCCTCTCCGACGGGACCCGGCTCCACGTGGCCGCCGACGCCCGCGGCCTCGCCGAGGGGACCCCGCTCACCCTGGGCATCCGCCCCGAGCACCTGGTGGCGGCCACCGAGCCCGGTCCGGAGACCGCCGCCGGCCGGATCCAGGTCGCGGAGCACCTGGGCGACATCACCTACTTCTACGTGGACGCCCCCTGCTGCCCCGAGACCCTGACGGTCAAGGCCAACCCGGACAATCCCCTGGCCACCGGCAGCTCCGCCTTCATCGCCTTCCCCGCCGAGCATGGCTACCTGTTCGGCCAGGACGGCCGGACCCTGCCCCGGCCCTAG
- a CDS encoding alpha-amylase family glycosyl hydrolase — protein MERTPSGRTAISGAPRSGSPRRGPGGGSLRLHLAATILLSLVGPLGCSGGGSNGSTGYPVDTTTIAPGQQLESPARWYDDAVIYQIWVKAFNDGLYGDGIGDLPGIQAKLDYLQSLGVNTLWLSPIFECAYKGSNMHGYDTTDYYAVNDRFGRKADLKNLIDAVHARGMRIIFDFVPNHTSTAHPWFTGSNRSAYYVWKSALPDGWGYPWGGGTSASVWTASGSGWYYTAFGAGMADLNFYDAGLRQAIQDVQTYWLDRGFDGMRVDAVRYLCETGPGQAADQPDTHARLQAWRTLLDGYAAPGNTHPRPGGDASKVAAKMMVAEAWTDTARIGAYFGSGSNEFHMCLDFAAPAAVYSAISGPDATALTRLWETERDTWPAGARAASFDSNHDNVISRPGTQYRGSRPQIVLAEAMNILGPATPILYYGNEVGMPGAAGNDADLRQPMDWSAVAAQTGDAESILSWCKYLIQARTSYPALRTGAYATLATDAGPAKALACLRSAGAERILVVANLTGSAQTVTVSGLAAYGLPSGTTVQAVLGDLKNNNSLNGGSYTAAAIPAYGVRVIYAGGGGFQGAIHGDIK, from the coding sequence ATGGAACGCACCCCCTCCGGCCGCACCGCCATTTCCGGCGCCCCCCGCAGCGGATCCCCGCGGCGGGGGCCGGGGGGGGGCTCCCTGCGCCTGCACCTCGCCGCCACGATCCTCCTCAGCCTGGTCGGCCCGCTGGGTTGTTCCGGCGGCGGCTCCAACGGGTCCACGGGCTACCCCGTCGACACCACGACGATCGCCCCCGGCCAGCAGCTGGAGAGCCCCGCCCGCTGGTACGACGACGCCGTCATCTACCAGATCTGGGTGAAGGCCTTCAACGACGGCCTCTACGGCGACGGCATCGGCGATCTCCCCGGCATCCAGGCCAAGCTGGACTACCTCCAGTCCCTGGGCGTCAACACCCTGTGGCTGTCCCCCATCTTCGAGTGCGCCTACAAGGGCTCGAACATGCACGGGTACGACACCACGGACTACTACGCGGTCAATGACCGCTTCGGCCGGAAGGCCGATCTCAAGAACCTCATCGACGCGGTCCACGCCCGCGGGATGCGCATCATCTTCGATTTCGTGCCCAACCACACGTCCACGGCCCACCCCTGGTTCACCGGGTCCAACCGTTCGGCCTACTACGTGTGGAAGAGCGCCCTGCCCGACGGCTGGGGCTACCCCTGGGGCGGCGGCACCTCCGCGAGCGTCTGGACCGCGTCCGGCTCGGGCTGGTACTACACCGCCTTCGGCGCCGGCATGGCCGACCTCAACTTCTACGACGCGGGACTGCGCCAGGCGATCCAGGACGTGCAGACGTACTGGCTGGACCGGGGCTTCGACGGCATGCGGGTGGATGCCGTCCGCTACCTGTGCGAGACCGGCCCTGGTCAGGCAGCCGATCAGCCTGACACCCATGCCCGCCTCCAGGCCTGGCGGACCCTCCTGGACGGCTACGCCGCCCCCGGCAACACCCACCCCCGCCCCGGCGGGGACGCGTCCAAGGTCGCCGCCAAGATGATGGTGGCCGAGGCCTGGACGGACACGGCCCGCATCGGCGCCTACTTCGGCAGCGGCAGCAATGAATTCCACATGTGCCTGGACTTCGCGGCCCCGGCCGCCGTCTACAGCGCCATCTCCGGCCCCGACGCCACCGCCCTGACCCGGCTGTGGGAGACCGAACGCGACACCTGGCCCGCGGGCGCCAGGGCCGCCTCCTTCGATTCCAACCACGACAACGTCATCTCCCGCCCCGGGACCCAGTACCGGGGCAGCCGGCCCCAGATCGTGCTGGCCGAGGCCATGAACATCCTGGGCCCCGCCACTCCCATCCTCTACTACGGCAACGAGGTCGGCATGCCGGGCGCCGCCGGCAACGACGCCGATCTCCGGCAGCCCATGGACTGGAGCGCCGTGGCCGCCCAGACCGGGGACGCCGAGTCCATCCTGAGCTGGTGCAAGTACCTCATCCAGGCGCGCACCTCGTACCCCGCCCTGCGGACCGGCGCCTACGCCACCCTGGCGACGGACGCCGGCCCCGCCAAGGCCCTGGCCTGCCTCCGCAGCGCCGGCGCCGAGCGGATCCTCGTGGTGGCCAATCTCACCGGCTCGGCCCAGACGGTCACCGTGTCCGGCCTGGCCGCGTACGGGCTCCCCTCGGGCACCACCGTCCAGGCCGTCCTGGGCGACCTGAAGAACAACAATTCATTGAACGGCGGCAGCTACACGGCCGCCGCCATCCCGGCCTACGGCGTGCGCGTGATCTACGCCGGAGGCGGGGGCTTCCAGGGCGCCATCCACGGCGATATCAAGTAG
- a CDS encoding maltoporin: protein MKTNLLLALPLALAAGSLAAQDTFELHGYMRSGVGRSSNGGEQETFYLANTGGSPTGGPGYRLGNETDNYLELAFDVRAYDKGETSFKLHFRPSFRGYYQVRDSSADAGGDVDNSKSPSPNQQVWIREAWGEATGVLGNSTAFRNASIWAGRRFYMRQDLHMRDQWYWNNSGDGVGIEGINLGFAKLHYAFIQHDSGNVSNDWNNGAIKGDLAPYSQWVGGSGHFVIGSHDLRLSDIALWQGGSLTVGYQYNDAHGDAKADAAGMNNKGHQYHVMLNQSNFFGGDNRVYATYGDGNTFWNWYNPEVKTENTWWHVMDAFYIKPVKNLELGGVIQYRKQDGKGSMKNNTNSWLSYGIRPVYFFTKHFSVAAEIGYDKLKFDNETEDRHLWKQTLALQWSPQASWWSRPSIRVFVTRGQWNANANQWNKIAEGHFGAETQGVTFGAQIEAWW from the coding sequence ATGAAGACCAACCTCCTCCTGGCCCTCCCCCTGGCCCTCGCCGCCGGGTCCCTGGCCGCCCAGGACACCTTCGAACTCCACGGCTACATGCGCTCCGGCGTGGGCCGTTCCTCCAACGGCGGCGAGCAGGAGACCTTCTACCTCGCCAACACCGGCGGCTCCCCCACCGGCGGCCCCGGCTACCGCCTCGGCAACGAGACCGACAACTACCTCGAGCTGGCCTTCGACGTCCGCGCCTACGACAAGGGCGAGACCAGCTTCAAGCTGCACTTCCGTCCCTCCTTCCGCGGCTACTACCAGGTGCGCGATTCCTCCGCCGACGCGGGCGGCGACGTGGACAACAGCAAGTCCCCCAGCCCCAACCAGCAGGTCTGGATCCGCGAAGCCTGGGGCGAGGCCACCGGCGTCCTCGGCAACAGCACCGCCTTCCGCAACGCCAGCATCTGGGCCGGCCGCCGCTTCTACATGCGCCAGGACCTCCACATGCGCGACCAGTGGTACTGGAACAACAGCGGCGACGGCGTCGGCATCGAGGGCATCAACCTCGGTTTCGCCAAGCTGCACTACGCCTTCATCCAGCATGATTCCGGCAACGTCTCCAACGACTGGAACAACGGCGCCATCAAGGGCGACCTGGCCCCCTACAGCCAGTGGGTCGGCGGCTCGGGCCACTTCGTCATCGGCAGCCACGACCTCCGCCTCTCCGACATCGCCCTCTGGCAGGGCGGCAGCCTGACGGTGGGCTACCAGTACAACGACGCCCACGGCGACGCCAAGGCCGACGCGGCCGGCATGAACAACAAGGGTCACCAGTACCACGTCATGCTGAACCAGTCGAACTTCTTCGGCGGCGACAACCGCGTCTACGCCACCTACGGCGACGGCAACACCTTCTGGAACTGGTACAACCCGGAGGTGAAGACCGAGAACACCTGGTGGCACGTGATGGACGCCTTCTACATCAAGCCCGTCAAGAACCTCGAGCTGGGCGGCGTGATCCAGTACCGCAAGCAGGACGGCAAGGGCTCGATGAAGAACAACACCAACAGCTGGCTGTCCTACGGCATCCGCCCGGTCTACTTCTTCACCAAGCACTTCAGCGTCGCCGCCGAGATCGGCTACGACAAGCTGAAGTTCGACAACGAGACCGAGGACCGCCACCTCTGGAAGCAGACCCTGGCCCTGCAGTGGAGCCCCCAGGCCTCCTGGTGGAGCCGCCCCTCCATCCGCGTCTTCGTGACCCGCGGCCAGTGGAACGCCAACGCGAACCAGTGGAACAAGATCGCGGAAGGCCACTTCGGCGCCGAGACCCAGGGCGTGACCTTCGGCGCCCAGATCGAAGCCTGGTGGTAA